In Streptomyces ambofaciens ATCC 23877, a single genomic region encodes these proteins:
- a CDS encoding TetR/AcrR family transcriptional regulator, with the protein MGTERRAPLDRRRVADTALRLLNEVGLDGLTLRTIARELDVKAPALYWHFKDKQALLDEMATEMYRRMVAGTPLDPADTWRERLLKVNRGLRAALLDYRDGAKVFSGSRFTGAVHAEQMEENLRLFTAVGLTLAQAVRATTTAYVFTLGFVTEEQGVQPLPGERREGYDLDERARLLAAHPLTAAAGAEIFTDYDRHFEEGLALVIAGVGAAYGLD; encoded by the coding sequence GTGGGTACGGAACGACGCGCCCCCCTCGACCGCCGACGGGTCGCGGACACGGCGCTGAGACTGCTGAACGAGGTGGGCCTGGACGGCCTGACCCTGCGCACCATCGCCAGGGAGCTGGACGTCAAGGCGCCCGCGCTGTACTGGCATTTCAAGGACAAGCAGGCGCTGCTCGACGAGATGGCCACCGAGATGTACCGGCGGATGGTCGCCGGGACCCCCCTGGACCCGGCCGACACCTGGCGCGAGCGGCTGCTGAAGGTCAACCGCGGCCTGCGCGCGGCGCTGCTCGACTACCGCGACGGCGCCAAGGTGTTCAGCGGCTCGCGGTTCACCGGCGCGGTCCACGCCGAGCAGATGGAGGAGAACCTGCGCCTGTTCACCGCCGTCGGCCTCACCCTCGCCCAGGCGGTGCGGGCGACCACGACGGCGTACGTCTTCACCCTCGGCTTCGTCACCGAGGAACAGGGCGTCCAGCCTCTGCCCGGCGAGCGCCGGGAGGGCTACGACCTGGACGAACGCGCCCGCCTGCTGGCCGCCCACCCACTGACGGCCGCGGCGGGCGCGGAGATCTTCACGGACTACGACCGGCACTTCGAGGAGGGGCTGGCCCTGGTGATCGCGGGGGTCGGGGCGGCCTACGGCCTCGACTGA
- a CDS encoding class I SAM-dependent methyltransferase — protein MNSRSLLRSPVARRLLRPVADLIDQRVERQVRSAVREGVREAVREATTHRLTSELLLGSHGRGLSRVVAEGPLKRLHAEVAALAGDRDAAVRNVATAYRLLVALESLGVGRIAGGTMNICGKLGTIPLLDPPNDEILEIGTLYGMFSTGLVRMMERDGRSPSLTIVDPFAGVQLQPGTNPRPDPTGTPVDEHAVRTNLALAGPAGTAARIRRGFSEDPETREAVSDRAYGVIVVDGDHSAKGVRQDLQWAEEIAAPGAVVVLDDYGDPSWPGIKEALDDHLKDATRLTYLGKAAHSAYLRAA, from the coding sequence ATGAACAGCCGTTCCCTGCTCCGCAGTCCGGTCGCCCGGCGCCTGCTGCGTCCCGTGGCCGACCTCATCGACCAGCGCGTCGAGCGGCAGGTCCGCTCGGCGGTGCGGGAGGGAGTGCGGGAGGCGGTGCGGGAGGCCACCACCCACCGGCTCACCTCCGAGCTGCTTCTCGGCTCCCACGGACGCGGCCTGTCCCGCGTGGTGGCCGAGGGCCCGCTCAAGCGTCTGCACGCCGAGGTCGCGGCCCTGGCCGGCGACCGCGACGCGGCGGTGCGCAACGTCGCCACCGCCTACCGGCTGCTGGTGGCACTGGAGTCGCTGGGCGTGGGCCGGATCGCGGGCGGCACCATGAACATCTGCGGCAAGCTCGGCACGATCCCGCTGCTCGATCCGCCGAACGACGAGATCCTGGAGATAGGCACGCTGTACGGCATGTTCTCCACCGGGCTGGTCCGGATGATGGAGCGCGACGGCCGCAGCCCGAGCCTGACCATCGTCGACCCCTTCGCCGGCGTGCAGCTCCAGCCGGGCACCAACCCGCGCCCCGACCCGACGGGCACCCCGGTGGACGAGCACGCCGTGCGCACCAACCTCGCCCTGGCCGGCCCGGCGGGCACGGCGGCCCGCATCCGGCGGGGCTTCTCGGAGGACCCCGAGACCCGGGAGGCCGTCTCCGACCGCGCGTACGGCGTCATCGTCGTCGACGGCGACCACTCGGCCAAGGGCGTCCGCCAGGACCTCCAGTGGGCCGAGGAGATCGCCGCGCCCGGCGCGGTCGTCGTCCTCGACGACTACGGCGACCCCAGCTGGCCCGGCATCAAGGAGGCCCTGGACGACCACCTGAAGGACGCCACCCGCCTCACCTACCTGGGCAAGGCGGCCCACTCGGCGTACCTGCGGGCGGCCTGA
- a CDS encoding acyltransferase, giving the protein MTAAEPLRGPAPEGTPAPRPRGEHRYDIDLVRVLASVGVIVCHAAGELMKSVDRDPSGGGPVYWTALVGDALSRCAVPLFFAIAGWVVLSGAPPRDGGQVRRRLTRIVVPMAVWTAVYLLWDRVRDANAEPTRDLAWDALFGSVRPAFHLWYLYAYVPVVLLLSVVLLIRAGKRPWGAGAVLLGLALAPTLLGDLARLLDVERPPFAWQFGVYQIVYAVAGALLLSLPGAAVTGRGRRLLWLAGGLCAWGAVAVYEHRVHFPGPYASVVVALLAGTLLMALNRIRVPERFRPLLGRLAGVSFGAYLVHLLFLEALAPRVVSADAGWPGAVGGLVGLTVATVVLSFAAALLWTRLRLGRWLG; this is encoded by the coding sequence ATGACCGCCGCCGAGCCCCTGCGCGGCCCCGCACCCGAGGGGACGCCGGCCCCGCGTCCCCGGGGGGAGCACCGCTACGACATCGACCTCGTCCGGGTCCTCGCCTCGGTCGGGGTCATCGTCTGCCACGCCGCGGGTGAACTCATGAAGTCCGTGGACCGCGACCCCTCGGGGGGCGGCCCCGTGTACTGGACCGCCCTCGTCGGGGACGCGCTGAGCCGGTGCGCCGTGCCGCTGTTCTTCGCGATCGCCGGCTGGGTGGTGCTGAGCGGGGCACCGCCCCGGGACGGCGGGCAGGTCCGCAGACGGCTCACCCGCATCGTCGTCCCCATGGCCGTGTGGACCGCCGTCTACCTGCTGTGGGACCGGGTCCGGGACGCCAACGCGGAACCCACCCGGGACCTCGCGTGGGACGCGCTGTTCGGCTCCGTACGCCCCGCCTTCCACCTCTGGTACCTGTACGCCTACGTCCCGGTCGTTCTGCTGCTCTCGGTCGTCCTCCTGATCCGGGCCGGGAAGCGTCCCTGGGGCGCGGGCGCCGTCCTGCTCGGCCTGGCGCTCGCCCCGACCCTCCTCGGTGACCTCGCGCGCCTCCTCGACGTCGAACGCCCGCCCTTCGCCTGGCAGTTCGGCGTCTACCAGATCGTGTACGCGGTCGCCGGCGCCCTGCTGCTGTCCCTGCCGGGTGCCGCGGTCACCGGACGGGGCAGGCGCCTGCTGTGGCTGGCCGGCGGGCTGTGCGCCTGGGGCGCGGTGGCCGTGTACGAGCACCGGGTGCACTTCCCGGGCCCGTACGCCTCCGTCGTCGTGGCGCTGCTGGCGGGGACCCTGCTGATGGCCCTGAACCGGATCAGGGTGCCCGAGCGGTTCCGCCCGCTGCTGGGCCGGCTCGCCGGGGTCTCCTTCGGCGCCTACCTGGTCCACCTCCTGTTCCTGGAGGCCCTCGCCCCGCGCGTGGTGTCGGCGGACGCCGGCTGGCCGGGTGCCGTCGGCGGGCTCGTGGGGCTGACGGTGGCCACGGTCGTGCTGTCCTTCGCCGCGGCCCTGCTCTGGACGCGGCTGCGGCTGGGCCGCTGGCTGGGCTGA
- a CDS encoding FAD-dependent oxidoreductase, protein MDTDVLVVGAGPTGLALGVDLARRGVDALVVERAGGLFPGSRGKGLQPRTMEVFDDLGVLGAIRAAGGTYPVGMVWQNGERVGEHQMFDPAEASEDSPYNEPWMVPQWRTQEILAARLAELGGEVRFGREVTGVEQDADGVTAHLATGAAVRARYLVAADGGRSAVRRALGVGMTGETVDPSPMLVADARISGLDRDHWHVFPPADGSPAFLAVCPLAGTEDFQVVAQFPEGTTVDLTPDGVRKVVAERSHLAPADVTEVRWASDFRPRAALADRFRAGRVLLAGDAAHVHSPAGGQGLNTSVQDAYNLGWKLGAVLTGGAPAALLDSYEEERRPVAAEMLGLSTAVHRGEVRRGGATRQLGLNYRGSSLTTEARTAVPDGAVRAGDRAPDGTVDGVRLFDAFRGPHWTLLALGAEAPDVPERVRVVRGAAPGAYGSGLFLVRPDGYVGWAAEAADGLARYLARVGQR, encoded by the coding sequence GTGGACACGGACGTACTGGTCGTCGGCGCGGGCCCCACCGGTCTCGCCCTCGGTGTCGACCTGGCCCGGCGCGGGGTGGACGCGCTGGTCGTGGAGCGCGCCGGAGGGTTGTTCCCCGGCTCGCGGGGCAAGGGCCTCCAGCCCCGCACGATGGAGGTCTTCGACGACCTCGGCGTGCTCGGGGCGATCCGCGCGGCGGGCGGGACCTACCCCGTCGGCATGGTCTGGCAGAACGGGGAGCGGGTCGGCGAGCACCAGATGTTCGACCCGGCCGAGGCGAGCGAGGACTCGCCGTACAACGAGCCGTGGATGGTGCCGCAGTGGCGGACGCAGGAGATCCTCGCGGCGCGGCTGGCGGAGCTGGGCGGCGAGGTCCGCTTCGGCCGGGAGGTCACCGGAGTCGAGCAGGACGCGGACGGCGTCACCGCACATCTCGCCACCGGCGCCGCCGTGCGCGCCCGCTACCTGGTCGCCGCCGACGGCGGCCGCTCCGCGGTGCGCCGGGCCCTGGGCGTCGGCATGACCGGCGAGACCGTGGACCCGAGCCCGATGCTGGTCGCGGACGCCCGGATCAGCGGGCTGGACCGCGACCACTGGCACGTCTTCCCGCCCGCCGACGGCAGCCCCGCCTTCCTCGCCGTCTGCCCGCTGGCCGGCACCGAGGACTTCCAGGTGGTCGCGCAGTTCCCGGAGGGCACCACCGTGGACCTCACCCCGGACGGCGTCCGGAAGGTCGTCGCGGAGCGCTCGCACCTCGCCCCCGCGGACGTGACCGAGGTGCGCTGGGCCTCCGACTTCCGGCCCCGCGCGGCCCTGGCCGACCGGTTCCGGGCGGGCCGCGTCCTCCTCGCCGGGGACGCCGCGCACGTGCACTCACCGGCGGGCGGGCAGGGGCTGAACACCAGCGTCCAGGACGCCTACAACCTCGGCTGGAAGCTGGGCGCGGTGCTCACGGGCGGCGCCCCGGCCGCGCTGCTGGACAGCTACGAGGAGGAACGGCGCCCGGTCGCCGCCGAGATGCTCGGCCTGTCGACCGCCGTCCACCGCGGCGAGGTGCGGCGGGGCGGGGCGACCCGGCAGCTGGGGCTGAACTACCGGGGCTCGTCCCTGACCACGGAGGCCCGGACCGCGGTCCCGGACGGCGCCGTGCGGGCCGGCGACCGCGCCCCCGACGGGACGGTGGACGGCGTCCGGCTCTTCGACGCCTTCCGGGGGCCGCACTGGACCCTGCTGGCGCTGGGCGCCGAGGCGCCGGACGTACCGGAGCGGGTGCGGGTGGTGCGCGGCGCGGCACCCGGGGCGTACGGCTCCGGGCTGTTCCTCGTACGGCCGGACGGCTACGTCGGCTGGGC
- a CDS encoding polysialyltransferase family glycosyltransferase, translating to MPHKTQIFQVSTLYGAATLAAALDAGLFGPREGARRILLVSNNAAIPETALRLDEMHGYERISGRFDSVISWNEAIRPHHPNSWGPRGNDLPLWQRAFRLAWGIGERDLVELAVESIQVNPARALAAIFSEAALHVYADGLMSYGPTREKLPLTLARRIQRLLHLDLIPGLTPLLLSESGVEPEVVPDAAFRAVLDEISRDAADDPRLAPVVAERPTAVLLGQYLAAINILSAQEEEDLHVRMLTGAARAGHRSVVFKPHPTAPAGYTAALSKAAADAGVRLTVLDAPLLAETLYHHCAPELVVGCFSTAMVTASAYYDVPIARVGTALVTERLKPYPNSNRVPLAVVDHLVPDLELGESPARIDAAPATLSPLVRAIGFCMQPKTYAELREPTETWLRANLASVPRYYFPELRLTELGLPGSRPQLRAKLQVRRARRVVRRAVRRGAGRK from the coding sequence ATGCCCCACAAGACCCAGATCTTCCAGGTGTCCACCCTGTACGGAGCGGCCACCCTCGCCGCGGCGCTGGACGCGGGCCTGTTCGGGCCGCGCGAGGGCGCCCGGCGCATCCTGCTGGTGTCCAACAACGCCGCGATACCCGAGACCGCGCTGCGGCTCGACGAGATGCACGGCTACGAGCGAATATCCGGCCGGTTCGACTCGGTGATCAGCTGGAACGAGGCGATCCGCCCGCACCACCCGAATTCCTGGGGCCCGCGCGGCAACGACCTGCCGCTGTGGCAGAGGGCGTTCCGGCTCGCCTGGGGCATCGGCGAGCGGGACCTGGTCGAGCTCGCCGTCGAGTCCATCCAGGTCAACCCGGCCCGCGCACTGGCGGCGATCTTCTCCGAGGCCGCCCTGCACGTGTACGCCGACGGCCTGATGAGCTACGGCCCGACCCGCGAGAAGCTGCCGCTGACCCTCGCGCGCCGCATCCAGCGGCTGCTCCACCTCGACCTGATCCCGGGTCTGACGCCGCTGCTGCTCTCCGAGTCCGGCGTGGAGCCCGAGGTCGTCCCGGACGCGGCGTTCCGCGCGGTGCTCGACGAGATCTCCCGGGACGCGGCGGACGACCCCCGGCTGGCACCCGTGGTGGCGGAGCGGCCGACGGCCGTGCTGCTGGGCCAGTACCTGGCGGCCATCAACATCCTCAGCGCGCAGGAGGAGGAGGACCTCCACGTCCGCATGCTCACCGGGGCCGCGCGCGCCGGACACCGGTCCGTGGTCTTCAAGCCGCACCCGACGGCTCCCGCGGGCTACACGGCGGCGCTGAGCAAGGCGGCGGCGGACGCGGGCGTACGGCTCACCGTGCTGGACGCGCCGCTGCTGGCGGAGACGCTGTACCACCACTGCGCGCCGGAACTCGTCGTCGGCTGCTTCTCCACGGCGATGGTGACCGCCTCGGCCTACTACGACGTGCCCATCGCCCGGGTGGGGACCGCGCTGGTGACGGAGCGACTCAAGCCGTACCCCAACAGCAACCGCGTGCCGCTGGCCGTCGTCGACCACCTGGTGCCCGACCTGGAGCTCGGGGAGAGCCCGGCGCGGATCGACGCGGCCCCCGCGACGCTGTCGCCGCTGGTCCGGGCGATCGGGTTCTGCATGCAGCCCAAGACCTACGCCGAGCTGCGCGAGCCGACGGAGACCTGGCTGCGGGCCAACCTGGCGAGCGTCCCCCGGTACTACTTCCCCGAGCTGCGGCTGACCGAGCTGGGCCTGCCCGGCAGCCGGCCGCAGCTGCGCGCGAAGCTCCAGGTGCGGCGGGCCCGGCGCGTGGTGCGCAGGGCGGTGCGGCGCGGCGCCGGCCGGAAGTGA
- a CDS encoding polysaccharide pyruvyl transferase family protein has protein sequence MTPSPEPSSPGSHVSGSSVSGAHVSGSSVPGSSVSGRSVSVADDRSAVTGRRRIAFAVHTDRDGLPGLATLLRSLALTNPGVCEDFVVLHPGLPDASFDAARRLHPRLVTRRAKDRTDVFRLEGYDTVVALTPATIVLGSLDELLRMRHGVGAVRQLLCAGEAGERRAVLPDGLLVIQRADVDDALTDRPADVTGDDLGPALAGALAPLDARYDFLARRLHDDTPVPGHVAVLRFTGPVGTGAPGYGPATEAWRRFEMSDEEFRAAYCALPGRKHPDLLAHCAPPLLAARPSLDLARTVADVHRQQGRYDEAVAVLAPVVGDRLDAPRCHETLGVCLMALSRYDEAEAHLLLAAASPDVAPRAFAQLARLAWLRGREAQAHAYAREGLDADPTDGGCHSWYVRTRPDVPEPRRPGDTPARQLAHVALFAEGQENAGDKVLPEAVRSCFEDDTGPRRWYQQPVHRLVDEEALEQLNARRGIVVGGGGLFLPDTSPNGNSHWQWNIPDDLLARVSAPLAVFAVGYNVFDGQLYRRGRFAESLRVLVERSAFFGLRNHGSIDRVRELLPAGLRDRVRYQPCPTTVARRLDPERFASVERSDTVLVNCAYDRAGLRFGHDYGHFLTQTATALRSLRERADVRYAAHMPADEKFVHDLRREHGIALPVEQLYDMSNDTVRALYGSARLVIGMRGHAGMIPFGCGTPILSLVSHPKLAYFLSDIGRPEWGLSVHDRELGPRLTERASSILDDHAAAVADVHAAQEILWKTTRSNIEELRKTFGPS, from the coding sequence ATGACCCCTTCCCCCGAGCCCTCCTCCCCCGGGTCCCACGTCTCCGGGTCCTCCGTCTCCGGGGCCCACGTCTCCGGGTCTTCCGTCCCCGGGTCCTCCGTCTCCGGGCGCTCCGTCTCCGTCGCGGACGACCGCAGCGCCGTCACCGGCAGACGCCGGATCGCCTTCGCCGTCCACACCGACCGGGACGGCCTGCCCGGCCTGGCCACACTGCTCCGCAGCCTGGCGCTGACCAACCCGGGGGTGTGCGAGGACTTCGTGGTCCTCCACCCCGGCCTGCCCGACGCCTCGTTCGACGCGGCACGGCGGCTGCACCCCCGCCTCGTCACGCGGAGGGCAAAGGACCGTACGGACGTCTTCCGGCTGGAGGGGTACGACACCGTCGTCGCCCTCACCCCCGCCACGATCGTCCTGGGCTCCCTCGACGAGCTGCTGCGGATGCGCCACGGCGTCGGTGCCGTACGGCAGTTGCTGTGCGCCGGGGAGGCCGGGGAGCGACGTGCCGTGCTGCCGGACGGCCTGCTGGTCATCCAGCGTGCCGACGTGGACGACGCCCTGACGGACCGGCCGGCCGATGTCACCGGCGACGACCTCGGCCCGGCGCTCGCCGGCGCGCTGGCCCCGCTCGACGCCCGGTACGACTTCCTCGCCCGCCGCCTGCACGACGACACCCCGGTGCCCGGACACGTCGCCGTCCTGCGCTTCACCGGACCGGTCGGCACCGGCGCACCCGGGTACGGTCCGGCCACCGAGGCGTGGCGCCGCTTCGAGATGAGCGACGAGGAGTTCCGGGCCGCCTACTGCGCCCTGCCCGGCCGCAAGCACCCCGACCTGCTGGCGCACTGCGCGCCGCCCCTGCTCGCCGCCCGCCCCTCCCTCGACCTCGCCCGCACGGTCGCCGACGTCCACCGTCAGCAGGGCCGCTACGACGAGGCCGTCGCGGTGCTCGCCCCGGTCGTGGGCGACCGGCTGGACGCGCCCCGCTGCCACGAGACGCTCGGTGTCTGCCTGATGGCGCTGTCGCGCTACGACGAGGCCGAGGCGCATCTGCTGCTGGCGGCGGCCTCCCCCGACGTCGCGCCCCGCGCCTTCGCGCAGCTCGCCCGCCTGGCCTGGCTCCGCGGGCGGGAGGCGCAGGCGCACGCCTACGCCCGCGAGGGCCTGGACGCCGACCCGACGGACGGCGGCTGCCACAGCTGGTACGTCCGCACCCGTCCGGACGTACCCGAGCCGCGGCGGCCGGGCGACACCCCCGCGCGGCAGCTGGCGCACGTGGCGCTGTTCGCGGAGGGACAGGAGAACGCCGGGGACAAGGTCCTGCCCGAGGCGGTGCGCAGCTGCTTCGAGGACGACACCGGCCCGCGCCGCTGGTACCAGCAGCCGGTGCACCGGCTGGTGGACGAGGAGGCACTGGAGCAGCTGAACGCGCGGCGCGGGATCGTCGTCGGAGGCGGCGGGCTCTTCCTCCCGGACACCTCCCCCAACGGCAACAGCCACTGGCAGTGGAACATCCCGGACGACCTGCTGGCCCGCGTGAGCGCGCCCCTGGCGGTGTTCGCGGTCGGCTACAACGTCTTCGACGGGCAGCTCTACCGCCGGGGCCGGTTCGCCGAGAGCCTGCGGGTCCTGGTCGAGCGGTCGGCGTTCTTCGGGCTGCGCAACCACGGCTCCATCGACCGGGTCCGCGAGCTGCTCCCCGCCGGGCTGCGCGACCGGGTGCGCTACCAGCCCTGTCCGACCACGGTGGCCCGGCGCCTGGACCCGGAGCGGTTCGCCTCGGTGGAGCGGTCCGACACCGTCCTGGTCAACTGTGCGTACGACCGCGCGGGCCTGCGGTTCGGCCACGACTACGGCCACTTCCTCACGCAGACGGCCACCGCGTTGCGCAGCCTGCGGGAGCGGGCCGACGTACGGTACGCGGCCCACATGCCGGCCGACGAGAAGTTCGTGCACGACCTGCGCCGGGAACACGGCATCGCGCTGCCCGTGGAGCAGCTGTACGACATGTCGAACGACACCGTCCGCGCGCTGTACGGCAGCGCGCGGCTGGTGATCGGGATGCGCGGGCACGCCGGGATGATCCCGTTCGGCTGCGGCACCCCGATCCTCAGCCTCGTCTCGCACCCCAAGCTCGCCTACTTCCTGTCCGACATCGGCCGCCCGGAGTGGGGGCTGTCCGTGCACGACCGGGAGCTGGGGCCCCGGCTCACGGAGCGGGCGTCGTCGATCCTCGACGACCACGCGGCCGCCGTGGCCGACGTGCACGCCGCGCAGGAAATCCTGTGGAAGACCACCCGGTCGAACATCGAGGAACTGCGGAAGACCTTCGGTCCGTCCTGA
- a CDS encoding glycosyltransferase family 2 protein: MPKLSVVVPMHNVEAFAESTLRSLANNADPDFEFLLVDDCSTDATPWAIDRWAEKRPTARVIRHEKNMGIAQARNSGIDAARGEYVTFLDGDDWYGPGYLAELVSYAEELGCDFARTDHVQATGTERVIRRPPAPVRNTVMDPRDGIAPPHMETMVDYPFVWAGIYRRHLFDDGGMRFATELRTAEDRLWIWRLHLKAASYASVGLHGVFYRRGVATSLTQIKDSRQLDFIPAYDMLLQDLLRDPEAERFLPKAVRTYCAMIAFHLGKVDEYEASAAQRLRHEARDALHRMPQHVLDETLRTIDSTRSRLLSRLRDGRKAA, from the coding sequence GTGCCGAAACTGTCCGTCGTCGTCCCCATGCACAATGTGGAAGCCTTCGCCGAGAGCACTCTGAGAAGTCTGGCCAACAACGCGGACCCGGACTTCGAGTTCCTGCTCGTCGACGACTGCTCCACGGACGCCACGCCATGGGCGATCGACCGCTGGGCGGAGAAACGTCCCACCGCGCGGGTGATCCGGCACGAGAAGAACATGGGCATCGCCCAGGCGCGCAACAGCGGCATCGACGCGGCCCGGGGCGAGTACGTCACGTTCCTCGACGGCGACGACTGGTACGGACCGGGATACCTCGCCGAACTGGTCTCCTACGCCGAGGAGCTGGGCTGCGACTTCGCCCGTACCGACCACGTCCAGGCCACCGGCACCGAGCGGGTGATCCGGCGGCCCCCGGCGCCCGTGCGCAACACCGTGATGGATCCGCGCGACGGCATAGCGCCGCCCCACATGGAGACGATGGTCGACTATCCCTTCGTCTGGGCGGGGATCTACCGCCGGCACCTCTTCGACGACGGCGGGATGCGCTTCGCCACCGAACTGCGCACCGCCGAGGACCGGCTGTGGATCTGGCGGCTGCACCTGAAGGCGGCGTCGTACGCTTCCGTCGGTCTGCACGGGGTGTTCTACCGGCGGGGCGTCGCGACCTCGCTCACCCAGATCAAGGACTCCCGCCAGCTGGACTTCATCCCGGCCTACGACATGCTCCTGCAGGACCTCCTGCGGGACCCGGAGGCCGAGCGCTTCCTCCCCAAGGCGGTACGGACGTACTGCGCCATGATCGCCTTCCACCTCGGCAAGGTGGACGAGTACGAGGCGTCGGCGGCGCAGCGGCTGCGGCACGAGGCGCGGGACGCGCTGCACCGCATGCCCCAGCACGTGCTGGACGAGACCCTCAGGACCATCGACAGCACTCGGAGCAGGTTGCTCAGCCGCCTGCGTGACGGGCGGAAGGCTGCCTGA
- a CDS encoding class I SAM-dependent methyltransferase: MATAQETHKYPGDLNDVPGWFWPLDQVLFSWFLERQERQGTRGDLLELGAYLGKSAILLGHHLRDGETLTVCDLFETEPPDAANRAEAAKSYSTLTRQAFERNYLSFHDALPRIVQDVSSTITDEVGPGTCRFAHIDASHLYEHVHGDIGAARELLLPDGIVVLDDFRSEHTPGVAVAAWEAVLNRGLRPVCLSSQKLYATWGDPETVQEELLAALRGRDDVAVTVEQAAGHRLVRARAKGKRMQPPSLPASRHPASGAPARRPEAVPGQAAQARPAVRPATPRDRTRRLALDLLPPVVTRAVRRYRAAQRAKARGAAQSRP; this comes from the coding sequence ATGGCCACTGCGCAAGAGACGCACAAGTACCCCGGCGACCTGAACGACGTCCCCGGCTGGTTCTGGCCGCTCGACCAGGTGCTGTTCTCCTGGTTCCTGGAGCGCCAGGAGCGGCAGGGCACCCGCGGCGACCTGCTCGAACTGGGCGCCTACCTGGGCAAGAGCGCGATCCTGCTGGGGCACCATCTGCGGGACGGCGAAACGCTCACGGTCTGCGACCTGTTCGAGACGGAGCCGCCGGACGCGGCCAACCGGGCGGAGGCGGCGAAGTCGTACTCCACGCTCACCCGGCAGGCCTTCGAGCGGAACTACCTCTCCTTCCACGACGCCCTGCCCAGGATCGTCCAGGACGTCAGCTCCACGATCACCGACGAGGTCGGGCCCGGCACCTGCCGCTTCGCCCACATCGACGCCTCGCACCTGTACGAGCACGTCCACGGCGACATCGGCGCGGCCCGGGAACTGCTGCTGCCGGACGGCATCGTCGTCCTGGACGACTTCCGCAGCGAGCACACCCCGGGCGTCGCCGTCGCCGCATGGGAGGCCGTGCTCAACCGGGGGCTGCGCCCGGTCTGCCTGAGCAGCCAGAAGCTGTACGCCACCTGGGGCGATCCGGAAACCGTCCAGGAGGAGCTGCTCGCCGCGCTGCGCGGACGCGACGACGTCGCCGTCACCGTGGAGCAGGCCGCCGGGCACCGGCTGGTCCGGGCCCGCGCCAAGGGCAAGCGGATGCAGCCGCCCTCGCTGCCGGCCTCACGGCACCCCGCTTCCGGTGCACCGGCGCGACGGCCGGAGGCCGTGCCGGGGCAGGCCGCGCAGGCGCGTCCGGCGGTCCGTCCGGCGACCCCGCGTGACCGCACCCGCCGGCTCGCGCTGGACCTGCTGCCCCCGGTCGTCACCCGTGCGGTGCGCCGGTACCGGGCGGCGCAGCGGGCGAAGGCGCGCGGGGCGGCTCAGTCGAGGCCGTAG